A section of the Terriglobales bacterium genome encodes:
- the pstA gene encoding phosphate ABC transporter permease PstA — MRGPSITRRLVNGGMALVTGLCALLVVAVLFFILGYLLWNGARSLNWAFFTQLPAPVGETGGGMANAVVGSVKMLALASLIGVPIGFFGGVYLAEFGRTGWFAWLVRYTTDLLNGVPSIVIGIFVYAMVVLPMGHFSGFAGGVALGIMMIPIAVRSTEEFLRAVPESLREGAMALGASKGKTIATVVVPAAMHGIITGIMLDLARVAGETAPLLFTALSNQFWSPGYSQPMASLPVMIFTYAIAPYEDWHRQAWAAGFVLLAAVLATNILARLIIGRSRYKPVH, encoded by the coding sequence ATGAGAGGTCCCTCGATCACGCGCCGCCTCGTGAACGGCGGCATGGCGCTGGTGACTGGGCTGTGCGCGCTGCTGGTGGTGGCGGTGCTGTTCTTCATCCTGGGGTACCTGCTGTGGAATGGCGCGCGCAGCCTGAACTGGGCGTTCTTCACGCAGTTGCCGGCGCCGGTCGGCGAGACCGGCGGCGGGATGGCGAACGCGGTGGTCGGCAGCGTGAAGATGCTCGCCCTGGCGAGCCTGATCGGCGTCCCCATCGGATTCTTCGGCGGCGTGTACCTGGCGGAGTTCGGCCGCACCGGGTGGTTCGCGTGGCTGGTGCGCTATACCACCGACCTGCTCAACGGGGTGCCCTCGATCGTGATTGGCATCTTCGTGTACGCGATGGTGGTGCTGCCGATGGGACACTTCTCCGGCTTCGCGGGCGGTGTGGCGCTGGGGATCATGATGATCCCGATCGCGGTGCGCAGCACGGAAGAGTTCCTGCGAGCGGTGCCGGAGTCGCTGCGCGAAGGCGCGATGGCGCTGGGCGCGAGCAAAGGGAAGACGATCGCGACGGTGGTGGTGCCGGCGGCGATGCACGGCATCATCACGGGCATCATGCTCGACCTGGCGCGGGTGGCGGGGGAGACGGCGCCGCTGCTGTTCACCGCGCTCAGCAACCAGTTCTGGAGCCCGGGTTACTCGCAGCCGATGGCGTCGCTGCCGGTGATGATCTTCACGTACGCGATCGCGCCCTACGAAGACTGGCACCGGCAGGCGTGGGCGGCGGGCTTCGTGCTGCTGGCGGCGGTGCTGGCCACCAACATCCTGGCGCGCCTGATCATCGGACGCAGCCGCTACAAACCAGTCCACTGA